A window of Alkalibaculum bacchi contains these coding sequences:
- the rodA gene encoding rod shape-determining protein RodA has product MKPLSYIKKIDYTLIFVILALFTIGMIAIWVATDTENFIAGESSDYIFKQLVAFTIGVVGMIIVMSIDYHLLGQYWIHIYILCLILLVIVWVPGIGVVNKGTRGWINLGFMDLQTSEIGKLLFIISFGKLLDKRRDKLDRIVDLLPLALFIAPVIALIAMQPDMGQALVYVVIAAGMLFVAGLNTKYIYGVIASVIVGFPLIWNFYMHDYQKKRLITFFNPANDPLGDGYHAIQSMTAIGSGGVFGKGFGAENTMTKLNYLPAQWTDFIFSVISETTGFIGAAVVVFLFGLFLYRLLKGASEAKDHYGTLIISGVFFMFLFQIVENIGMTMGIMPITGITLPFLSYGGSSIMTNMIIIGMVLNVYIRRRYIDFT; this is encoded by the coding sequence TTGAAACCATTAAGTTACATAAAAAAGATTGATTATACATTGATATTTGTTATACTGGCTCTTTTTACCATAGGTATGATTGCCATTTGGGTGGCGACAGATACGGAGAATTTTATTGCAGGAGAGTCTTCAGATTATATTTTTAAACAATTAGTTGCCTTTACTATAGGCGTAGTGGGAATGATTATTGTTATGAGTATTGATTATCACTTGCTTGGTCAATATTGGATTCATATATATATATTATGTTTAATTTTGCTAGTAATAGTGTGGGTGCCTGGTATTGGTGTAGTCAATAAGGGGACAAGAGGTTGGATTAATTTAGGTTTTATGGATTTGCAGACCTCAGAAATTGGAAAATTACTTTTTATCATATCTTTTGGAAAATTATTAGATAAACGAAGGGATAAATTAGATCGAATTGTGGATTTATTGCCTTTGGCGCTTTTCATAGCACCTGTTATTGCGTTAATTGCTATGCAGCCAGATATGGGGCAAGCATTAGTATATGTGGTTATTGCAGCAGGAATGCTCTTTGTAGCTGGGCTTAATACTAAGTACATTTACGGGGTTATCGCTAGTGTCATTGTAGGGTTTCCTCTTATATGGAATTTTTATATGCATGATTATCAGAAAAAGCGATTGATTACCTTTTTTAATCCAGCAAACGATCCTTTAGGTGATGGTTACCACGCCATACAGTCTATGACCGCAATAGGCTCAGGGGGAGTTTTCGGAAAGGGCTTTGGTGCAGAAAATACCATGACAAAACTAAACTACTTGCCTGCCCAATGGACAGATTTTATATTCTCCGTTATTTCGGAGACAACTGGCTTTATCGGTGCAGCTGTTGTAGTATTCCTCTTTGGTTTGTTTTTATACAGATTACTAAAAGGTGCAAGCGAAGCCAAAGATCACTATGGAACCTTGATTATTTCAGGAGTATTTTTTATGTTCTTGTTTCAAATAGTAGAAAACATAGGTATGACTATGGGAATTATGCCTATTACAGGAATAACATTGCCATTTTTAAGCTACGGAGGTAGCTCTATTATGACTAATATGATTATAATAGGTATGGTATTAAATGTGTATATTAGAAGACGGTATATAGATTTCACCTAA
- a CDS encoding cell division topological specificity factor MinE, whose product MLFFRGKQDSKDIAKRRLQSLLSNEKNNMNTEKLDMIKSEIIHSVEDHFPVNRSSSEIYITEENKESAIVIILPIVKEKV is encoded by the coding sequence ATGCTATTTTTTAGAGGAAAACAAGATAGTAAGGATATTGCTAAAAGAAGGCTTCAAAGCTTACTGTCCAATGAAAAAAATAATATGAATACGGAAAAATTAGATATGATTAAGTCAGAAATCATCCATTCAGTAGAGGATCATTTTCCAGTAAATCGAAGTTCTAGTGAAATTTACATAACAGAAGAAAACAAAGAATCTGCAATCGTAATCATCCTCCCCATAGTAAAAGAGAAAGTATAG
- the minD gene encoding septum site-determining protein MinD has translation MGQVYVITSGKGGVGKTTTTANLGSALAMMNKRVVVIDADIGLRNLDVVMGLENRIVYNVVDVVEGRCRFSQALIKDKRFEELYLLPAAQTNNKTDIAPGDMIELCDELRAEFDYILIDCPAGIERGFENAIAGADKSIVVTVPEVSAVRDADRIIGLLDSAGIQEVNLIINRVRSDLVKKGEMLSVDDMLDILAVNLLGIVPDNKDIVITTNRGEPVVGNQKSLTGQAYRNIAERILGEEVPYVELDVKKNFIQRLFSTN, from the coding sequence ATGGGACAAGTTTACGTTATTACCTCAGGAAAAGGTGGCGTAGGGAAAACCACAACGACAGCAAATCTAGGTTCCGCACTGGCTATGATGAATAAAAGAGTAGTCGTAATCGATGCAGATATTGGACTTCGGAATCTCGATGTTGTAATGGGTTTAGAAAATCGAATTGTATATAATGTAGTAGACGTAGTAGAGGGAAGATGTAGGTTTAGTCAAGCCCTAATTAAAGATAAGCGTTTTGAAGAGCTCTATTTGCTTCCAGCAGCTCAAACGAATAATAAAACCGATATTGCACCAGGCGATATGATAGAGTTATGTGATGAACTGCGAGCAGAATTTGACTATATTCTCATTGATTGCCCTGCTGGTATTGAGAGAGGTTTTGAAAATGCCATAGCAGGAGCAGATAAGTCTATAGTAGTTACAGTTCCTGAGGTATCAGCTGTTCGGGATGCAGATCGAATTATTGGTTTATTGGATAGTGCAGGTATACAAGAGGTAAATCTAATAATAAATAGAGTAAGATCAGATCTAGTAAAAAAAGGTGAGATGCTAAGTGTAGACGATATGCTTGACATTTTAGCAGTGAATCTTTTAGGCATTGTTCCTGATAATAAAGATATTGTTATTACAACAAATAGGGGAGAACCAGTAGTAGGTAATCAAAAATCCCTTACTGGACAAGCGTATCGTAATATTGCCGAGAGAATCCTAGGTGAAGAAGTACCCTATGTAGAATTAGATGTGAAGAAGAATTTTATTCAGCGGCTTTTTAGTACGAATTAA
- a CDS encoding FAD-dependent oxidoreductase → MAKKIVIVGGSYSGVKAGKTLHKLFKHDDHVEITLIDKNNFHTLMTELHEVAGHRTEPESVQINLQKIFAGRKVNVVRDIIKEFDFSKNQLKSDNETYSYDYLIMGAGNEPNFFGVEGAEENSFTLWSFEDAVLLRNHIEDMFAQASTEKDPAKRKQLLTFAVCGGGFTGVEMVGEIGEAKKHLSRKYNINEKEVTIYNIEAMNRILNMLKNDAQVAKVEKRYKKLGIQLLKNSPVVKVGPDSVTLKDGTEIPTKTLIWTTGIKNKSNLSELGFDLGRGGRIVVNESLQPLKDGKATRNVFVIGDSASYEDETGPLPQIVEAAEQTGHTAAMNVAALIKGESLHKHKQNYHGFMVSIGSQYAVAETGFNSSGWLAVLIKHLVNIYYQIGVAGIRQVWNYLRHEFFHVKNRRSVFGGLFSSSSKNIWKLPLRLWLGYMWLVEGMVKIGEGWLESPKVVDTINAIAGYAPAGGDGGTGATAAAGAAAEAVTAATGAAGGAGSIVGDVGNATTEATNQLHPFFQWAVDHEPAGFGDAIMNAPKWMVNMVNSIIKPIEVPFQTMMVVGEIVIGLCLIFGLFTFLASLVSVGMGIGIAFTGMADASMIWYIVCAIALMEGAGRALGLDYYVIPAIKRWWSKLGFVKKSYLYFDEFEEK, encoded by the coding sequence ATGGCAAAAAAGATAGTAATCGTAGGCGGAAGTTATTCTGGTGTCAAAGCTGGTAAAACCCTGCATAAATTATTTAAACATGACGATCATGTAGAGATAACCTTAATTGACAAAAATAACTTTCATACTCTTATGACAGAATTACATGAAGTAGCTGGTCATCGTACTGAACCTGAATCAGTTCAAATAAACTTGCAAAAGATTTTTGCTGGTCGTAAAGTAAATGTGGTAAGAGACATCATAAAAGAATTTGACTTTTCTAAGAATCAATTAAAATCAGATAATGAGACTTATAGTTATGATTATCTCATTATGGGTGCAGGTAATGAACCTAACTTCTTCGGAGTAGAGGGAGCAGAGGAAAACTCATTTACATTGTGGTCTTTTGAAGATGCTGTGTTATTAAGAAATCACATTGAGGATATGTTTGCTCAAGCTTCCACAGAAAAAGATCCTGCCAAGAGAAAACAGCTCCTTACTTTTGCAGTATGTGGCGGCGGATTTACAGGTGTTGAGATGGTAGGCGAAATCGGCGAAGCAAAAAAACACCTGTCAAGAAAATATAATATTAATGAAAAAGAAGTAACGATCTATAATATCGAAGCCATGAATCGTATATTAAATATGTTAAAAAACGACGCTCAAGTGGCTAAAGTTGAAAAACGCTATAAGAAATTAGGCATTCAACTTCTTAAAAACTCACCAGTAGTTAAAGTAGGTCCTGATTCTGTTACCCTAAAAGATGGTACAGAAATCCCTACTAAGACATTGATCTGGACTACAGGTATTAAAAACAAATCTAATCTTAGTGAATTAGGCTTTGACCTTGGTAGAGGTGGAAGAATCGTAGTAAATGAATCCTTACAACCACTGAAGGACGGAAAAGCTACTCGCAATGTATTTGTTATAGGAGACAGTGCATCTTACGAGGATGAAACAGGTCCATTACCACAAATTGTAGAAGCTGCTGAACAAACTGGACATACTGCAGCAATGAACGTTGCAGCACTTATTAAAGGTGAAAGTTTACACAAACATAAACAAAATTATCATGGATTTATGGTGTCCATTGGTTCTCAATATGCTGTTGCAGAAACTGGATTTAACTCATCTGGCTGGCTTGCTGTATTGATTAAACATCTCGTCAATATCTACTATCAAATCGGTGTTGCTGGTATAAGACAAGTGTGGAACTATCTCAGACATGAATTCTTCCACGTTAAAAACAGAAGAAGCGTATTTGGAGGCTTGTTCTCCTCATCTTCTAAAAACATTTGGAAATTACCACTACGATTGTGGTTAGGTTATATGTGGCTTGTCGAAGGTATGGTAAAAATCGGAGAAGGCTGGTTAGAATCCCCTAAAGTTGTGGATACAATCAATGCTATTGCAGGCTATGCTCCTGCTGGTGGAGATGGTGGCACAGGAGCAACAGCTGCAGCTGGTGCCGCTGCAGAAGCAGTAACTGCTGCTACAGGTGCTGCTGGTGGCGCTGGTAGCATAGTAGGTGATGTAGGTAATGCTACTACAGAAGCTACAAATCAACTACACCCATTCTTCCAATGGGCAGTAGACCACGAACCTGCTGGTTTTGGAGATGCTATAATGAATGCTCCTAAGTGGATGGTCAATATGGTTAATAGCATTATCAAACCTATTGAAGTTCCATTCCAAACGATGATGGTTGTAGGTGAAATTGTTATCGGATTGTGCTTAATATTTGGCCTATTTACTTTCTTAGCTTCTCTTGTTAGCGTTGGTATGGGTATAGGTATTGCCTTTACAGGAATGGCTGATGCTTCTATGATTTGGTATATTGTTTGTGCAATTGCCCTAATGGAAGGTGCCGGTCGTGCCCTAGGCTTAGATTACTATGTAATTCCCGCTATCAAGCGTTGGTGGTCAAAACTCGGATTTGTAAAAAAATCATATTTATACTTTGACGAATTCGAAGAAAAATAA
- a CDS encoding NusG domain II-containing protein: MKKRDIWIILGVLIIALIGIVFINLNKDSEAETLLRVTSEGKVYKEIPLTAETNETFNVETDLGLNKIKIEDGVVSIYEADCPDQICVHNTPIDQVSEMIVCLPNQVIAEIIPNN; the protein is encoded by the coding sequence ATGAAGAAACGAGATATTTGGATAATACTAGGCGTTCTTATAATAGCTCTAATTGGAATTGTATTTATAAACTTAAATAAAGATAGTGAAGCAGAAACACTTTTAAGGGTTACTTCTGAAGGAAAAGTGTATAAGGAGATCCCACTAACAGCAGAGACAAATGAAACCTTTAATGTAGAAACGGATCTGGGTTTGAATAAAATCAAGATAGAAGATGGCGTAGTTTCCATTTATGAAGCAGACTGTCCAGACCAAATTTGTGTGCACAACACACCTATTGACCAAGTCAGCGAGATGATTGTTTGTTTGCCTAATCAGGTAATCGCTGAAATCATACCAAATAATTAA
- a CDS encoding Gx transporter family protein yields the protein MKISTRKLVYISMLVAQAMILSYVESLLPAIPIQGAKLGLANIATLLALSTLSFKESLLIVIARTFLSSFMFGNMTVLIYSLTGGIFSLIAMYVTFKLSNNNFSLIAVSIIGAVFHNAGQLTVAVLILQNKNVFLLWPYLLLVAIPTGIFIGIASNYLLKYLLKGNFNFKNKKVRLK from the coding sequence ATGAAAATTTCTACTCGAAAATTAGTATACATCTCCATGTTAGTAGCGCAAGCCATGATCTTAAGTTATGTAGAATCTCTATTACCCGCTATTCCTATACAAGGAGCAAAACTTGGTTTAGCCAATATTGCCACATTACTAGCTCTCTCTACATTAAGTTTTAAGGAAAGCTTATTAATCGTGATAGCTCGAACATTTCTTAGTTCCTTTATGTTTGGCAATATGACTGTCTTAATTTACTCTCTAACCGGTGGTATATTTAGTTTAATCGCTATGTATGTAACCTTTAAATTGTCAAATAATAATTTTAGTCTAATAGCAGTTAGCATCATTGGCGCTGTTTTTCATAATGCAGGACAATTAACTGTAGCTGTTTTAATTCTTCAAAATAAGAATGTATTTTTGCTTTGGCCTTATTTACTATTAGTAGCTATACCTACAGGTATATTTATTGGTATCGCTTCTAATTACTTGCTAAAATACTTGCTAAAAGGTAATTTTAACTTTAAAAATAAAAAGGTGAGATTAAAATGA
- a CDS encoding polyprenyl synthetase family protein has product MSNFWSLYPDLQEQLDEVTKIIEDSVRDSHDFIINAVHDTVQSGGKLLRPAFVLLGSTFGEEPKRNILNLAAIVEMLHIATLIHDDIIDEAKLRRGVESVQSKYGKDSAVFIGDYLFAKIFTLVSEDFHKESAIGLSKVIMKICRGELIQYSVRYKFNSSIMQYLRIITGKTASLFSVSLLVGAEETNANEKIKSALAKTGYRIGMAFQIIDDCLDYSTKNIIKKSTMNDLKQGYLTLPVIYALQNDKDGKLENLLKNSTFTNEEIGLIHSAVVENNGLEQSRTLARKYTQKAYDSLRKLPDCESKDRLKYIIDKLLIRDY; this is encoded by the coding sequence ATGAGTAATTTCTGGAGTTTATACCCAGACCTTCAAGAACAATTAGATGAAGTCACAAAAATCATTGAAGATTCTGTAAGGGATTCACATGATTTTATCATAAATGCAGTGCACGACACAGTCCAATCAGGTGGCAAATTGCTTCGACCGGCTTTTGTTCTATTGGGTTCTACCTTTGGCGAAGAGCCAAAAAGAAATATCCTCAATTTAGCTGCTATTGTAGAAATGCTACATATCGCAACTTTGATTCATGATGATATTATCGACGAAGCAAAGCTTAGAAGAGGAGTTGAAAGCGTACAAAGCAAATACGGCAAAGACTCTGCTGTTTTTATTGGTGATTACTTATTCGCAAAAATTTTCACTTTAGTGAGTGAGGACTTTCACAAAGAAAGCGCAATAGGCTTATCAAAAGTAATTATGAAAATCTGTCGGGGTGAACTTATCCAGTATAGTGTACGCTATAAATTTAACTCCAGCATAATGCAATATTTACGTATTATTACAGGAAAAACAGCTTCATTATTTTCTGTTAGCCTATTAGTAGGTGCAGAAGAAACAAATGCAAATGAGAAGATAAAAAGTGCATTAGCAAAAACCGGATACCGAATTGGTATGGCCTTTCAGATTATTGACGATTGTTTAGATTACTCAACAAAAAATATTATTAAAAAAAGTACTATGAACGACTTAAAACAAGGTTATTTAACTTTACCTGTCATTTACGCATTGCAAAATGATAAAGACGGCAAACTAGAAAACTTGTTAAAAAACAGTACCTTTACTAATGAAGAAATTGGCCTTATACACTCAGCCGTCGTTGAAAACAATGGTTTAGAACAGTCTAGAACTCTTGCAAGAAAATACACACAAAAAGCATACGACTCCCTAAGGAAATTGCCCGATTGCGAAAGCAAAGATAGGCTAAAATACATTATAGATAAATTATTAATTCGAGACTACTAA
- a CDS encoding S-ribosylhomocysteine lyase, which produces MNKIASFTIDHEKLLKGLYVSRRDQLNNSVITTFDIRMKQPNKEPVMNTAEMHTIEHLGATFLRNHNEYKEQIIYFGPMGCRTGFYLILAGDYTAEEIVPLIKELYEFISRFEGQVPGASSIECGNYQDMNLNMAIYEAKLYLDLLNNSTEENFNYPS; this is translated from the coding sequence ATGAATAAAATCGCAAGTTTTACTATAGATCATGAAAAACTCTTAAAGGGATTATATGTATCTCGAAGAGACCAATTAAATAACTCTGTCATCACAACATTTGATATTCGGATGAAACAACCAAATAAGGAACCTGTAATGAACACTGCAGAAATGCATACAATAGAACATCTAGGGGCAACCTTTTTAAGAAACCATAATGAGTACAAAGAACAAATTATATATTTTGGCCCTATGGGCTGCAGAACTGGTTTTTACTTGATCTTAGCTGGAGATTATACTGCTGAAGAAATAGTACCTCTCATAAAAGAACTATACGAATTCATATCTCGTTTTGAAGGACAAGTACCTGGTGCAAGTTCAATTGAATGTGGAAACTATCAAGATATGAATCTAAATATGGCAATTTACGAGGCAAAATTGTATCTAGATTTATTAAATAATAGCACCGAAGAAAATTTTAATTATCCCTCATGA
- the msrA gene encoding peptide-methionine (S)-S-oxide reductase MsrA, which translates to MKSIVLAGGCFWGVQAYFQRLDGVEMTKSGYANGTTLHPTYEEVCIGNTNHTEAVMIQYNEDKIHLENILDKFWAIIDPTLSNRQGNDIGTQYRTGIYYLDEEDLETILDSRSQLQSTLSKPIVTEIKPLEKFFEAEEYHQDYLKKNPNGYCHINLNQ; encoded by the coding sequence ATGAAAAGTATCGTTTTAGCAGGTGGATGTTTTTGGGGTGTACAGGCTTATTTCCAAAGACTAGATGGCGTTGAAATGACAAAGTCTGGTTATGCAAATGGAACTACTTTACATCCTACTTATGAAGAAGTTTGTATTGGCAATACAAATCATACAGAAGCAGTGATGATACAGTACAATGAAGATAAGATTCACTTAGAAAATATTTTAGATAAATTTTGGGCAATTATAGACCCTACTCTCTCAAACAGACAAGGAAACGATATTGGCACTCAATACCGAACGGGCATTTATTATCTCGATGAAGAGGATTTAGAGACTATATTAGACTCTAGAAGCCAATTACAGAGTACATTATCAAAACCAATAGTCACTGAAATCAAACCATTAGAAAAATTTTTCGAAGCGGAAGAATATCATCAAGATTATCTCAAAAAAAATCCAAATGGTTACTGTCATATTAATTTAAACCAGTAA
- a CDS encoding Hsp20 family protein, whose amino-acid sequence MDYREKNDFENIARLFTEEPEDRRIDATINEKDHEYVVLMKLIGFNKDELSIYIEDNTLYVEANREDILDEDNDDYTLKEHSYSYCQRSFSLNGIDKSQISAYYENDIVSIHLPKIK is encoded by the coding sequence ATGGATTACCGTGAAAAAAATGATTTTGAAAACATTGCACGCTTATTTACAGAAGAACCTGAAGACAGGAGAATAGATGCAACTATCAATGAAAAGGATCACGAATACGTTGTGCTTATGAAACTAATAGGGTTTAATAAAGATGAATTGTCAATATATATAGAAGACAATACCCTCTATGTTGAAGCAAACAGAGAAGATATTTTAGATGAAGACAATGACGATTATACTCTAAAAGAACATAGTTATTCTTATTGTCAAAGGAGTTTTTCTTTAAACGGAATCGATAAAAGCCAAATAAGCGCATATTATGAAAATGATATTGTGTCTATACATTTACCTAAAATCAAATAA
- a CDS encoding cyclodeaminase/cyclohydrolase family protein, which translates to MSIADQSIKVFLEEIASKSGTPAGGSVAGLCGASAAAMAEMALRHTIEKTKNPVFIEELKECTVQCTVYRNEFLFDMDRDTLSYKRVVDVMKREIDTDEDKRAKNEELQNAYKEAVEIPLKMTYRIVKLMKIIEKIIDKGNKNYLSDGAAAYLVAKSTLDSLIYHIKFNLIFIEDSEYVEKITREVEQLS; encoded by the coding sequence ATGTCTATTGCAGATCAATCTATAAAAGTTTTTCTAGAAGAAATCGCTTCTAAATCCGGCACTCCTGCTGGTGGAAGTGTGGCTGGACTTTGTGGAGCTTCCGCAGCAGCTATGGCTGAAATGGCCCTTCGCCATACTATAGAAAAAACGAAGAATCCAGTATTTATTGAAGAATTAAAAGAGTGTACCGTACAGTGTACTGTCTACCGAAATGAGTTCTTATTTGACATGGACAGAGATACATTGTCTTATAAAAGAGTTGTAGATGTCATGAAACGAGAGATAGATACTGATGAAGACAAAAGAGCTAAGAATGAAGAGCTACAAAATGCATATAAAGAAGCTGTAGAAATTCCTTTAAAGATGACCTATAGAATAGTAAAGCTAATGAAAATAATAGAGAAAATCATCGATAAAGGAAATAAAAACTACCTAAGCGATGGCGCCGCCGCCTACCTAGTAGCCAAATCCACCCTAGACTCTTTAATCTATCATATTAAATTTAATTTAATTTTTATAGAAGATTCAGAGTATGTAGAGAAAATTACAAGAGAAGTGGAACAACTAAGCTAG
- a CDS encoding aspartate kinase translates to MKNLIVQKYGGTSVGDIERIKNVARRVIKTKESGKDVVVVVSAMGDSTDHLLEMAYTISEKPAAREMDMLLATGEQVSIALLAIAIQEMGHDVISLTGAQCGIITSDRFNKAKIDSINTTRIMRELQSKKIVIVAGFQGVNANKDITTLGRGGSDTTAVALAAALGAEKCEIYTDVNGVYTADPRIVSEASLIPAISYDEVIELAALGAKVLHPRSVELAGNYKVPLVVRSSFNDHKGTIIEEDISMEKVLIRGISLDEDIAKISVLGVPDKPGIAFKLFSLLSKEDIHVDMIVQNVNRNGVNDITFTVAMDELQRANETAQKFAFDVEAERVVYDTGVSKLSVVGTGVVANAEVASKFFEALYEIGINIQAISTSEIKISCIIDKEKGKEAMKYIHKKFDM, encoded by the coding sequence ATGAAGAATCTTATCGTTCAAAAATACGGTGGAACAAGTGTAGGGGACATTGAAAGAATAAAAAACGTGGCAAGGCGGGTAATCAAGACAAAAGAATCTGGAAAAGATGTAGTGGTAGTAGTATCAGCAATGGGAGATTCTACAGATCATTTGTTAGAAATGGCTTATACCATTAGCGAAAAACCTGCAGCAAGAGAGATGGATATGCTTCTTGCAACTGGTGAGCAAGTTTCTATTGCTTTATTAGCCATTGCTATACAAGAAATGGGTCACGATGTCATATCCTTAACGGGTGCACAGTGCGGAATCATTACTTCTGATCGATTTAATAAGGCCAAAATAGATTCTATCAATACTACGCGGATAATGAGAGAACTACAAAGTAAGAAAATCGTTATCGTAGCAGGATTTCAGGGGGTCAATGCCAATAAGGATATTACTACGTTAGGTAGGGGCGGCTCTGACACTACAGCAGTGGCTTTAGCAGCTGCTTTAGGAGCAGAAAAGTGTGAGATTTATACGGATGTTAATGGAGTGTATACTGCAGATCCAAGGATTGTGTCAGAAGCCAGTTTAATACCAGCCATTTCCTACGATGAAGTAATTGAATTAGCAGCACTAGGTGCAAAAGTTTTACATCCACGTTCCGTGGAACTAGCAGGAAATTATAAAGTGCCTTTAGTAGTCCGATCTAGTTTTAATGACCATAAAGGTACAATTATTGAGGAGGATATAAGCATGGAAAAAGTTTTAATTAGAGGAATATCATTAGATGAAGACATTGCAAAAATATCTGTTTTAGGAGTCCCAGACAAACCAGGTATTGCATTTAAATTATTTAGTTTATTATCAAAGGAAGACATTCATGTAGATATGATTGTACAAAATGTCAATAGAAATGGAGTAAACGACATTACATTTACAGTAGCCATGGATGAACTTCAAAGAGCTAACGAAACAGCCCAAAAATTTGCGTTTGATGTAGAAGCAGAAAGAGTCGTATATGATACAGGCGTATCTAAATTATCTGTTGTAGGTACAGGTGTAGTAGCCAACGCAGAAGTAGCCTCAAAATTCTTTGAAGCTCTTTACGAAATAGGCATCAACATTCAAGCTATCAGCACTTCAGAAATAAAGATTTCTTGCATTATTGACAAAGAAAAAGGCAAAGAGGCTATGAAGTATATTCATAAGAAGTTTGATATGTGA
- a CDS encoding homoserine dehydrogenase, whose translation MKVGLLGLGTVGTGVYEIINHQRGNYFASSKQEIVISKVMVRDIDKKRKVDVPAEYLTTDFKDIIDDEEIKVVICVMGGLEAEYNYMIQSMKRGKHVITANKAAVSEYMDVLYKTARENNVSFLYEASVGGGIPIITSLIQILRINQISEIKGILNGTTNFILSKMSDEGWDFEETLIKAQELGFAEADPTADIEGFDVSRKLSILSSMSFGFHIKDEDIKKRGIKEITSADIDTINDMGYVIKYLAHSKLEGNTYYATVEPVLLSTKDIMSNVNEEFNIISINGDIIGELQFYGKGAGKDATANAVVGDLMYIINADFRKQEIVLDQQLENGGIKEFSGKYYLRADSDNHEEFSHIIDTISDFSNNKKIIFNRSKVFVVTDEVRADQFEELVLELKSKNINLFYARIYS comes from the coding sequence GTGAAAGTAGGATTATTAGGTCTCGGTACTGTCGGGACTGGTGTTTACGAGATTATAAACCATCAGAGAGGTAACTATTTTGCTTCATCGAAGCAAGAAATCGTTATTTCAAAAGTTATGGTCCGAGATATAGACAAAAAGAGAAAAGTCGATGTGCCAGCAGAGTACTTGACTACGGACTTTAAAGATATAATCGATGATGAAGAAATTAAAGTAGTTATCTGTGTTATGGGCGGTCTGGAAGCAGAATACAATTATATGATACAATCAATGAAAAGAGGCAAGCATGTCATTACGGCAAATAAAGCAGCTGTGTCAGAATATATGGATGTCCTTTACAAGACAGCTAGAGAAAACAATGTAAGTTTCTTATACGAGGCAAGCGTCGGCGGCGGAATTCCAATCATTACTTCTCTAATTCAAATTCTTAGAATTAATCAAATCAGTGAAATTAAAGGAATTTTAAATGGAACCACCAACTTTATCCTCAGTAAAATGAGTGATGAAGGCTGGGACTTTGAAGAGACGCTAATAAAAGCGCAAGAATTAGGATTTGCAGAAGCAGATCCAACAGCAGATATTGAAGGTTTTGATGTCTCACGAAAACTGTCCATTTTATCTTCTATGTCTTTTGGATTTCATATTAAGGATGAAGATATTAAAAAGAGAGGAATAAAAGAAATTACTTCTGCAGACATCGATACCATCAACGATATGGGGTATGTAATTAAGTATTTAGCCCACTCTAAATTAGAGGGTAACACTTATTATGCTACGGTTGAACCTGTGTTACTGTCAACAAAAGATATAATGAGTAATGTAAATGAAGAGTTTAATATCATATCTATAAATGGAGATATTATCGGCGAGTTACAGTTTTATGGAAAAGGGGCAGGGAAAGATGCTACTGCTAATGCTGTGGTAGGAGATTTAATGTATATTATCAATGCAGATTTTAGAAAACAAGAAATTGTATTAGATCAGCAATTAGAAAACGGCGGAATAAAAGAGTTCTCAGGTAAATACTATCTAAGAGCAGATAGCGATAATCACGAAGAGTTTAGCCATATTATAGATACAATCAGTGATTTCTCAAATAATAAAAAAATTATATTTAATAGAAGTAAAGTTTTCGTTGTTACAGATGAAGTCCGAGCAGATCAATTTGAAGAATTAGTCCTTGAACTTAAATCAAAAAACATCAATTTATTTTACGCTAGAATATATTCGTAA